One Pseudorca crassidens isolate mPseCra1 chromosome 21, mPseCra1.hap1, whole genome shotgun sequence DNA segment encodes these proteins:
- the TLR3 gene encoding toll-like receptor 3 isoform X5, protein MKVAVLDLGSLFAKIFKTSTAPAAVPSPVASSSHSRGAATAGPAGIGAGTWLGTAPPLTLFPALAPDSRSGSRGAPALQQPTPAPLRPLLAASHPRVSVASRTAEAGGTPLWLTSSPRAAKVRSSPPPLPAAPSSGVCGAAGSPAPQVAVARPPPGPGGVLAALPSIGGSAGSGSVTASARNPRPPGPGEREPGARVPPGPGPKTLFFTLPDLGEEWASDSDSEDGREARGLPEGSGKQSFPAKSKDPLPTHFTRNVQKAIDKYTRESVSSFSSNGNPMPTEAPNSWSGSGTQSSTTGLSTERSSIYSWRDDEFDKANAQKVQQLFWEVEEMLFEGKVSPHTQNLQAECSEWARRSLHLRVLGRQLVLPTDEGVQHFQGSKPASAIHRPFSDDCEPSSNIRELCISGSQIVPAALSALTLPGPVGTGIADLTACSSLEEEVYDVDGKIEEYFAFDRKEDDEDCLEQNPAQHHRTWHKHGLPPVSPHDCVRDAVAAEVFDHIWTAVVEILEKLTRKNWEVTLTEGKKQKEKSKVAETKSPPMVVSCINADVSSVPPSRSSETRSVSLASHLNPPQIHRFSNNFYSDLNGVMTIQAKPLQQRPTYFADRTQSEQEDRSLGSGAGALASAQHCLARILEARGLQTSAKKTPAYRRLPSLTSESQRIKIPSVYSDEVLRGTKLQTGVDRTASPPVQTSRSRLPPIGSETGEQNMAVPGWRPVSSDTPRKGSLTLREFAGHTWTGQGFLTGSQFPPKSFQRTTLTFRKRFQVAC, encoded by the exons ATGAAGGTCGCTGTGTTGGACCTTGGGTCTCTCTTTGCCAAAATCTTCAAGACCTCTACGGCGCCCGCGGCGGTTCCCTCGCCGGTCGCCTCCTCCAGCCACTCGCGAGGCGCAGCCACCGCAGGGCCGGCGGGCATCGGGGCGGGCACCTGGCTTGGCACGGCCCCGCCCTTGACCCTCTTTCCAGCCCTGGCGCCCGACTCCCGCTCCGGTTCGCGGGGGGCACCAGCCCTGCAGCAGCCGACACCCGCCCCGCTCCGTCCTCTGCTCGCCGCCTCCCACCCCCGGGTCTCGGTCGCGAGCCGCACGGCAGAAGCGGGAGGGACGCCCCTCTGGCTGACCAGTAGCCCGAGAGCAGCCAAAGTCCGGTCCtcgcccccgcccctgcccgcGGCCCCCTCCAGCGGCGTCTGCGGCGCAGCCggctccccagccccccaggtGGCCGTGGCGCGGCCGCCCCCAGGCCCTGGCGGGGTCTTGGCGGCGCTGCCGTCCATCGGGGGCTCCGCGGGCAGCGGCAGTGTGACCGCGAGCGCACGGAACCCTCGCCCGCCCGGCCCCGGGGAGCGAGAGCCCGGCGCTCGGGTGCCCCCCGGGCCTGGCCCCAAGACCCTGTTCTTCACCCTGCCGGACCTCGGCGAAGAGTGGGCCTCGGACAGCGACTCGGAGGACGGCCGAGAAGC aagagGACTGCCAGAAGGATCTGGAAAGCAGAGTTTTCCTGCGAAAAGCAAAGATCCTTTACCTACACATTTTACAAGAAATGTACAGAAAGCCATTGATAAATATACCCG TGAATCCGTGTCATCATTTTCATCAAATGGAAACCCCATGCCCACAGAAGCTCCCAACTCCTGGTCTGGGTCTGGGACACAGAGTTCAACCACAGGCTTATCAACCGAGAGGAGCTCCATTTACTCTTGGAGAGATGAT GAGTTTGACAAAGCCAATGCACAGAAAGTACAGCAGTTATTCTGGGAGGTCGAGGAAATGTTATTTGAAGGGAAAGTAAGCCCTCACACCCAGAATCTACAGGCTGAATGCAGTGAGTGGGCAAGAAGGTCCCTCCATCTGAG AGTATTAGGAAGACAGCTTGTCCTGCCCACTGATGAAGGGGTCCAGCATTTTCAGGGCAGTAAACCTGCTTCTGCCATCCACAGACCCTTCTCTGACGACTGTGAACCCAGCAGCAACATCAGAGA GCTGTGCATCTCTGGCTCTCAAATAGTCCCGGCGGCACTCTCAGCCCTCACTCTGCCAGGTCCTGTTGGCACAGGGATTGCGGACCTCACGGCATGTTCATCCCTGGAAGAAGAGGTTTATGATGTGGATGGGAAGATTGAAGAGTATTTCGCTTTTGACAGAAAAGAAGa TGACGAGGACTGTCTTGAACAAAACCCAGCTCAGCACCACAGGACGTGGCATAAGCACGGACTTCCTCCTGTTTCCCCACATGACTGTGTCAGAGATGCGGTGGCTGCAGAAGTGTTTGATCACATCTGGACAGCTGTGGTGGAAATACTGGAAAAGCTGACTAGAAAAAACTGGGAAGTTACACTCACAG aaggaaaaaaacagaaagaaaaatcgaAAGTAGCTGAGACTAAATCTCCACCTATGGTCGTTTCCTGTATTAATGCTGATGTGTCCAGTGTCCCCCCGTCCAGAAGTTCTGAAACTCGAAGTGTATCCCTGGCTTCTCATCTTAACCCACCTCAG ATTCATCGCTTCTCCAATAATTTTTATAGTGACTTGAATGGTGTGATGACAATTCAAGCAAAACCACTTCAGCAGAGACCTACTTATTTTGCAGATAGAACACA GAGTGAGCAAGAGGACAGATCACTGGGTTCAGGGGCCGGTGCTCTTGCCTCGGCCCAGCACTGTCTGGCAAGGATCTTGGAGGCTCGCGGACTACAGACTTCTGCAAAGAAAACACCGGCATACAGAAGGCTGCCTTCTCTTACCTCAGAATCACAGAGAATAAAAATCCCCAGCGTGTACAGTGATGAAGTTCTTAGGGGAACGAAACT GCAAACTGGCGTGGACCGCACGGCCTCCCCACCAGTTCAGACCTCAAGGAGCAGGTTGCCACCAATAGGCTCAGAGACTGGGGAGCAGAATATGGCAGTTCCCGGATGGCGTCCTGTTTCT TCAGATACACCCCGAAAAGGTTCATTGACACTGAGGGAATTTGCTGGTCACACATGGACAGGTCAAGGTTTTTTGACAG GTTCACAATTTCCACCTAAATCTTTTCAGAGGACAACTTTGACTTTCAGAAAGAGATTCCAAGTGGCGTGTTGA
- the TLR3 gene encoding toll-like receptor 3 isoform X6 translates to MVIGRGLPEGSGKQSFPAKSKDPLPTHFTRNVQKAIDKYTRESVSSFSSNGNPMPTEAPNSWSGSGTQSSTTGLSTERSSIYSWRDDEFDKANAQKVQQLFWEVEEMLFEGKVSPHTQNLQAECSEWARRSLHLRVLGRQLVLPTDEGVQHFQGSKPASAIHRPFSDDCEPSSNIRELCISGSQIVPAALSALTLPGPVGTGIADLTACSSLEEEVYDVDGKIEEYFAFDRKEDDEDCLEQNPAQHHRTWHKHGLPPVSPHDCVRDAVAAEVFDHIWTAVVEILEKLTRKNWEVTLTEGKKQKEKSKVAETKSPPMVVSCINADVSSVPPSRSSETRSVSLASHLNPPQIHRFSNNFYSDLNGVMTIQAKPLQQRPTYFADRTQSEQEDRSLGSGAGALASAQHCLARILEARGLQTSAKKTPAYRRLPSLTSESQRIKIPSVYSDEVLRGTKLQTGVDRTASPPVQTSRSRLPPIGSETGEQNMAVPGWRPVSSDTPRKGSLTLREFAGHTWTGQGFLTGSQFPPKSFQRTTLTFRKRFQVAC, encoded by the exons ATGGTGATTGG aagagGACTGCCAGAAGGATCTGGAAAGCAGAGTTTTCCTGCGAAAAGCAAAGATCCTTTACCTACACATTTTACAAGAAATGTACAGAAAGCCATTGATAAATATACCCG TGAATCCGTGTCATCATTTTCATCAAATGGAAACCCCATGCCCACAGAAGCTCCCAACTCCTGGTCTGGGTCTGGGACACAGAGTTCAACCACAGGCTTATCAACCGAGAGGAGCTCCATTTACTCTTGGAGAGATGAT GAGTTTGACAAAGCCAATGCACAGAAAGTACAGCAGTTATTCTGGGAGGTCGAGGAAATGTTATTTGAAGGGAAAGTAAGCCCTCACACCCAGAATCTACAGGCTGAATGCAGTGAGTGGGCAAGAAGGTCCCTCCATCTGAG AGTATTAGGAAGACAGCTTGTCCTGCCCACTGATGAAGGGGTCCAGCATTTTCAGGGCAGTAAACCTGCTTCTGCCATCCACAGACCCTTCTCTGACGACTGTGAACCCAGCAGCAACATCAGAGA GCTGTGCATCTCTGGCTCTCAAATAGTCCCGGCGGCACTCTCAGCCCTCACTCTGCCAGGTCCTGTTGGCACAGGGATTGCGGACCTCACGGCATGTTCATCCCTGGAAGAAGAGGTTTATGATGTGGATGGGAAGATTGAAGAGTATTTCGCTTTTGACAGAAAAGAAGa TGACGAGGACTGTCTTGAACAAAACCCAGCTCAGCACCACAGGACGTGGCATAAGCACGGACTTCCTCCTGTTTCCCCACATGACTGTGTCAGAGATGCGGTGGCTGCAGAAGTGTTTGATCACATCTGGACAGCTGTGGTGGAAATACTGGAAAAGCTGACTAGAAAAAACTGGGAAGTTACACTCACAG aaggaaaaaaacagaaagaaaaatcgaAAGTAGCTGAGACTAAATCTCCACCTATGGTCGTTTCCTGTATTAATGCTGATGTGTCCAGTGTCCCCCCGTCCAGAAGTTCTGAAACTCGAAGTGTATCCCTGGCTTCTCATCTTAACCCACCTCAG ATTCATCGCTTCTCCAATAATTTTTATAGTGACTTGAATGGTGTGATGACAATTCAAGCAAAACCACTTCAGCAGAGACCTACTTATTTTGCAGATAGAACACA GAGTGAGCAAGAGGACAGATCACTGGGTTCAGGGGCCGGTGCTCTTGCCTCGGCCCAGCACTGTCTGGCAAGGATCTTGGAGGCTCGCGGACTACAGACTTCTGCAAAGAAAACACCGGCATACAGAAGGCTGCCTTCTCTTACCTCAGAATCACAGAGAATAAAAATCCCCAGCGTGTACAGTGATGAAGTTCTTAGGGGAACGAAACT GCAAACTGGCGTGGACCGCACGGCCTCCCCACCAGTTCAGACCTCAAGGAGCAGGTTGCCACCAATAGGCTCAGAGACTGGGGAGCAGAATATGGCAGTTCCCGGATGGCGTCCTGTTTCT TCAGATACACCCCGAAAAGGTTCATTGACACTGAGGGAATTTGCTGGTCACACATGGACAGGTCAAGGTTTTTTGACAG GTTCACAATTTCCACCTAAATCTTTTCAGAGGACAACTTTGACTTTCAGAAAGAGATTCCAAGTGGCGTGTTGA